Genomic segment of Mycolicibacterium sarraceniae:
AAGCATCTCAATCGCTGGGAGCAGGTCAAGCGCGTGGCCATCATCGATCGCGAATTGACGGTTGAGGCGGGCGATTTGACGCCGAGCCTGAAGCTCAAGCGCAAGGCTGTCGTGGAAAACTTCTCCGACAACATCGACAGGCTCTACGCATAGCCGTGCGACGGTGGGGCGCGCTGATCGCGGTGGCGGCTGCCGCGCTGTCGTTCTCGGGGCCCGCCGGTGCCGACGCTGACGTCCCGCAGGCCGGTGCTACGTGTCCGCGGGAACTCAGCGATGTCATGACGCAGTTGCCCGGCGGCGCGGAGTACCTGGTGTGCCAGGCTGTTCCGGATCGGCCGGGACGCTGGGCGCCGGTCCTGGCACCATTCGATCCGAGCAGCCGGTGGCTGAGCTACGGGCCGGAGATCACGTTGCACGGGCAGGGGTTTCGCAACCCCAACCTGCGCTCGGGCCGGTGGACCGCCACCCCGCTTGACCCGGCGACGGTATGTGGTGCCGACCAGGTGACCGTGGTGGCTGCGGGAGAGCTTGCCCCCCTGGTGCATTCGCAGGGGCAACCGGGCCAGCCGTTGGAGCTAGAGGTGCTGCCCAAGCTGTTCACGATCGTGCTCAGCGGTAACTGCCTATGGGTGCAGGCGAGCGGGTAGCTGCCGCACATGTTTCGTCTGACGGTTCAGACGTGTTCTTCATCAAGGATCGCGGCCTCGTCGCGACGGGCCGCGTCGAACAAGGAGAGCTCCGCGTCGGCGACGAGGTCCGGATCAACGGTGCGCGCGGTCCGGGTCGAGGCCATCGAACAGTTCCGCAAGAAGGTGGACGAGACGGTGGCCGGGGACAACATCGGATTGTTGTTCTCCAGCCTGCAGCGCAGTGAGCTGTCGCCGGGCGCGGTGCTGACATCGGCAGTGCGACCAGACCGTGAGACAGGGAATGGAAACCCGCGGTCATCGTCGAGGGGTCAGCGCGCAGCTGCAGGGTCGGGAACCCGGGGGATGAGCGGGGAGTGGAAGGTCTTGAGCTCCAGCCGCGCCAGCGCCGCCCCGACGCAGTAGTGCAGGCCGTAGCCGAAGCCGACGTGGGCCGCGCCGGTGCGGGTGAGGTCGAGACGGTCGGGGTGGGCGAAGAACTCGGCGTCGATATCGGCTCGCGCGTGGCGGGGGACCCCGACGCCGCCCGTCATGCCGGCGCGCAGGATTTGCTCGACGGCTTTGGGGGATCACGTCGGGGTCGGCGAGCAGGGTCTGCCACTGGTCGGGATTGGTGAGCAACAGCAGTGAGCCCACCTAGATCTGGGTCACCGTGGTCTCGTGTCCGGCGAACAGCAATTGCATCGCCAGCGTGGCGATCTCGAAATCGGCGAGGTCGGGCTCGTCGCACAACCGGGAGATGACGTCGCCGTCGGGGTGCGCGCGCTTGGCGGTCACCAGTTCCCTGCCTCTCGGAACGGCAACTGCCCGGTGGCGGTCATGGTGGGCGGCGTACGACGGGGCGGGCGCTCGGCGATGAATGTTTAAGACTCTTGTTTGGTGGGGGGCCTTTAGTATCGAGCCGTGGCTCACAGGGATCGGCGCAGTTTGGGCACTGTCGTCGGGCTGAGCGCCGCCGCGCTGGCGATCGCCGTCTGCCCTCCCGCGCCTGCCACCGCGGAGCCGCCGTCCTGGAACGGTCAATACGCGATCACATTCATCGTGGGCCCCAAAGCCGGAACGAGTATGGCGGCCGGTCAGCCCGAGCAGCAGCACACCGAGACCTACGGGTTCCAATCGAGCTGTGCGGGTGGGACGTGCACTGCCACCATCACGAGCGGTCCGCCGCCCAGCAACCCGACGGTTCCCCAGCCCGTCACGTTCACCTGGGATGGGTCGTCGTGGACGCAAGCCAGCGATTTCCAATGGGAATGCAGGATGCCCGACGAGACGGCTCAGTGGAATCCAGCCCACGCTCAGGTGCGGTACACGCCTCAGGCTGACGGGTCTCTTGCCGGCAGCATGCACACCGAGATCCTCAGCGGCGCGTGCCAGGGCAGCGTCGATATGAACATGACGGCTGAGCGCACCTGAGTCCTGGTGTTCCGCAAACTGCTGTCAGTCGTGAGTCGCGAAACTGCGCGTCGAGGTCAAGAGACTGGGCGCGGCGGTGTCCGGCTCCAGCAACGCGGAGTGTCCTCATCTATCACCAGCTCCTGTAGTGCCGCAAAACCATCCGCTGGGGATACGCGCGCATTTCGGTGAGGCCACCCCGCGCCGCGTTGTGCCAAGTCATCGCGGCACGGTTGTTCTCAGTCCCTGAGGACTGGGCATTCGTGGTCTGGCCAAGCTTCACTGTTGGGCGGCGGCCGCTTGCTGGTCGCCGGTTCGACGATCTGTTCACGTTCGTGTGTGAGCCGGCCACGTTGATCGTGGCGTGGGACCGGGTCGCGGGTAACCGGGGCAACCGCATCCCGAGTCCCTGGGCCGCTGCCTGAACCGACCCGACCGCAGAAACCATGGAGAGCCCATTGCGATGAAAGTCGCACGGCGGGTTCGGCGAGCGGCCTGGGGAAACGGCCGCCTGATCTACCACCGGACCCGTGACACGATCGAAGCCCGCCTGAGCATCGTCGTCGGCGCGATGGCCGTCAGCCACTACATTGAGCACCAAACTGGCGGGAGCATCGAGAAATTCGTCCGAACCACACGCCGCTACCGCACGGTGAGAATCAAGGCAGGCAACCAAACCTTGACCGCCGCCGACCCGCTACCAGACGACCTCCACGCCGCTAGATGGCATCTTCGCGGTCTACGAGCAGGTCAATGATGGTTTACCGGCGATGCAGCGCGCCGAATACGACGTCGACGCAGGCTTGGATTCCTGAATATCGGGTCTTCCCCTTGGTTGAAATCAACACTCAGACTCATGCGGCCAAGATTTCGCGCTGGCGTGCGCAGGCTAGCGCACGCGCGCGAGGCCCGATTGACGTGTACGCCTATCGGGCACACAATGGAGGCATGGCTACGAAGTCCGAACGATTCGCGGTGCGCCTGACTCCCGCGCAGGACGCACTGATTCGCCATGCCGCCGAGGTCGAAGGCATCGATCTCACCACGTTCACCGTGAGTGCGACCGTCGCTCACGCCCGCGACGTGCTCGCAGATCGCCGGCACTTTCAGCTCGACGACGCGGCATGGACCGAGTTCAACGCGTTGCTCGAGCGCCCCGTTCAGTACAAGCCTGCGTTGGCGAAGCTGTTCGCGAAGCCATCGCTGTTCGATCCCGAGCTGTGAGCCGCTACAGCCTCCCGCGGCCGATCACTGACAGCGACGACTCCACCACATTCGACAGCGGCGCGTCCAGCCTGGACTCGTATCTGCGCAAGAGGGCTCTGGCCAACCATGTCACCGGTGCATCTCGTTGCTTCGTCACATGCTGCGATGGTCGCGTCGTCGGCTACTACGCGCTCGCAACGGGAGCGGTGTCGCACGATGGCTGCAGCGGAAGATTTCGTCGCAACATGCCTGATCCGATCCCGGTGATCCTGTTGTCGCGCCTGGCTATCGACGTCAAGCACCAGCACCGTGGGCTGGGTGAGAGCCTCCTCCGCGATGCCATTGCGCGCAGCGTCTTAGTCGCCGAGCAAGTAGGTGTTCGCGCCATCCTCGTGCATGCACTTCACGACGAGGCCCGTCAGTTCTACCTCCGCTACGGGTTCGAGCCGTCGCCCACCGACCCACTGCAACTGATGCTGCTGGTCAAAGACGTCAAGGCGAGCGTGGCGAGCTTGCGGGGAGAAAACGACGCGGCCGACCAACGCGGCGAATTTATCGACAGGGATTAAAAACCTAAGTCAGCCTGCACAAACTCTGGTGCGCGATACTGGGATTGAACCAGTGACCTCTTCCGTGTCAGGGAAGCGCTCTCCCGCTGAGCTAATCGCGCCGGCCTCATCTTGGAGGTGGAGACGGGAATCGAACCCGTGTGCACGGCTTTGCAGGCCGTTGCCTCACCACTCGGCCACTCCACCGTGGGTCTGATGCCCTAACATCTTCGAGCGGACGACGGGATTCGAACCCGCGACCCTCACCTTGGCAAGGTGATGCGCTACCAACTGCGCTACGTCCGCGCGCCTCGGACGAGATCGTCGCCCGCTGCGAAAAACGACAATAGACCACAAAAGCGAAGCCGCACAAATCACGTCGTCCACACGCCTTCGAGAGCGCATTTCCGGCTGGATGCTCGTGCCGTGCTAGTGTTCCAATCCGGCGAGCACGCCACCTCTGATGGTGTCCGCCGCCCCGGGTCTCGTAGCTCAGTGGGAGAGCGTCCGCCTCACACGCGGAAGGTCGCTGGTTCGATACCAGCCGGGACCACTCAGATCATCGCCGGCGGAGCGCCGTTTCGCTCCGCGCGTCATCATCACCATCAGCCCCGGTCTCGTATCACCTCTCCACCCCGTGCCGCCCAGCGAATTCAACTGGGCGGCAACCACGTTCATGAATCTCGGGGCATGCTCATCGCCCGAAATCAGCCCACGAGCCGATTAGCCGTGCGGAGCCTCAGAGATCTTGGTGTCTTCCTTGCCGAGGGTCTGGCAGTAGATCGTGGCCGAGGCCTTCGTTGCGGTGATTTCCAAGTTCGACGGATCCTGGCCGCTCTTGTCCTTGAGCATCTTGCTGATCTCGTCGTTCTGCTTCTTCTCGTCTTGCGTGAGGAAGTCCTTGCACTTGGTGTCGCCGCCGGTGTTGATGACCTCCGAGGCCGAGCAACCGCTCAGAACGGCTGCCGCCGCCGACACTGCAAGGATGGAGTGGACGATTCGCTTCACTGTGAACCTTCTCTCGCTGGGGAAACTGCTCGCCGATGATTCACAGAATTCGGCGAATCGAAACGTCAATCCAAATTCGCGAGTGCCTCACGTGCCGCTTCCAGCTCAGCCTCGAGCGCGGCCACTCGGGCGGCCTGTTCCGACCGTGCTTCCTTGATGATCTCGTCGATCGGCGTGGCCAGGTCTTCATGCAACTCCTTGGCCGCTCGGGACACCGCGGCCGCCGCGACGGCGAGATTGCGTGCGAGACACGTGCTGCCGCGCTTGAGCTCCGCGTGCCATTCACCGTCGGCAGTGCCGGTGACCGTGAGGGTGAGTTCGAGCGTCTTGGTCTTCTTGGCGGGACCCCTCGTGTGCTCGGTGGGAGCGGGCGACGGTGCCGGCGTGATCTTCGGCATCTCAGTTCCGAGCGGGCTAAGCAGCGGCTCCGGGCTGCCGGAGCCAGTGGCCGGCGCTTCGACTAGCAGCGTGTCTACAGTCATGGTCAAGCCGATCTCCTCCTGAACTGGGCCCGCGGTCGCGAGCTCGCTTGAGATCAGCCGTACACACGTACTGCTTAAGTGGACTTATGCTGGTCAGCGTGGGTGCGGGTACCGATCCGGTGGGCGGGGTGGACTACCCGCGGACCTACCAGGAGTTCCGCGCGTGGTTTCCCGACGATGCTTCGTGCGCAGCGTATTTGGCGGTTCTGCGCTGGCCAGATGGTTTCCGGTGTCCGGTCTGCGACGGTGATCGGGCCTGGCAGACCTCGACCGCACCCCGTTGAGCACGTGGTTCGCCGCGATCTGGTTGGTGACCTCGCAGCGCAACAGTTCCTCTGCCCAGAACCTGCACGGCATGCTCGGCCTGGGCTCCTATGAGACCGCGTGGGCGTGGTTACACACGTTGCGCCGAGCCATGGTGCGCCCGGATCGTGAGCTGCTGTCCGGCGTGGTCGAAGTTGACGAGTCCTTCGTCGGTGGGCGCGCGACCGGTAAGCAGGGCGCGTCCACCGACAAGGTTCCCGTCATGATCTCGGTGGAAAATGTTGGTAAACAAGTGAATAGGGAACTACGGCTGGGGCGCGTGCGCCTCGGCGTCGCGGACAGTCCGGGCTCCAAGCAAGTGGTCGACTTCGCCCGCGCGACCGCCGCACCGGGGTCACTGATCCGTACCGACGGTGCCCGGATGTTCCGCGTGCTGGCCACCGAGGGCTACACCCACGAAGACACCTCCGGCTACAGCTCACCCGAACCCGGGCATGTCACCCCGCCCGCGGCATGCTCTTCTACCGCCTGCTGCAACAAAGCGTCAACACTGACTCACACCCACTGCACGAACTCATCGGCGGCACCGACACGCCGCCGACCGCTGCGGTTCACGATGACGCCTCTGACAAAGAAGTCCTAGCCAGAGACACATTCGGCGACTTCTGAACCGCGAAGTCCGCTTAAGCAGATAAGCAGATAAGCAGCGCACACGTTCGATTCGAGGCCAAGCGACTCGCGCTGGCCTGTCGCGAAGAGTTCGCATCAGATTACTGATGAATGGCGTTGTCGCTGAGCGGCTTTCGGTGTTGTCGCAGGGTTCGTAACCGCGACACCGTGATTCGCGCACCGCGGTTCGGCGTGAGAATCACATGCTTGACCCGCTGACCCTCGCCACGTGCAGAGGTGCACGCCAGATCAACACGGCGCAATACCTCACCGAGCACCACCCGCATCTCGGCCATCGCGAGCGTCGCCCCGAGACACCGCCGCGCCCCGCCACCGAACGGCAGCCAGGTCGTCGGGCTCAGCGTTGCCCCGATCATCCGGTCCGGATCGAACCGATCCGCGTCCGGATAGACCCGGTCATCGGAATGCACCAGTCCGATCCCCGGCGCCACCATCACCCCGGCGGGCAGCCGATAGCCCGCGATCTCCACCGGCTGTTTCAAGATCCGGCCCACGTCGAAGACCACGGGCCGGCTGCGCAACGTTTCCTTGGCCACCGCATCCAGGTGCTCGTCGTCGCCCGCTTCGGCCGCCCGCACGGCCTTGGCCAGCGCCGCCGGATGCCGCGTCAGCCGCTCCAGCGCCCACGCCAAACCGGTGGCCGTGGTGTCGTGCCCAGCCACCAGCAGCGTCATCAGCTGGTCGCGCAACTCCGCATCGGTCATCGTGCGCCCATCCTGATCGGCAGCGAGCACCAACATGGCCAGCGCATCAGTGCGCGAGGCCAGGGCTGGATCAGCCCGGCGTTCTGCGATCTCGGCGTACAGCAGCCGGTCGGCCTCTTCGATGCGCTGGCGCACCCCACGCCACGGCAGTCGCCGCTGCAGGCTGGGCGCACCGATTGCGAGTAATTCGAACGCCGTCAGGTTGAGCAGCTTGGGCAGGACCTCGCGCAACGCGGCCAACCGGGCGGGGTCGCTCGCGCCGATGACCAGCCGAAGAATCACCTCGAGGGTGATCTCCGACATCTTCGGTGCCACCGCAAACGGCCTGCCCACCGGCCAGCCGGCGATGTTGGACGCAGCGATCTGCGCCATCAGCTCAGTCTGGCGCGCTACTGCGTCGCGATGGAACGGCGCTAACATCAACCGCCGGCGATCGCGGTGCACCTCGTCATCGACCACCAGCACCGAAGCCGGGCCCAGCAGCCCGGACAGCATGGAATTGTCCTCGCCGGCATGGAAGACCGCCGGATCCCCGGCGAACACCTCTTTGATGTCGGACGGGTCGTCCAGATAGACCAGCGTGCCCATCTGGGCGATCCGCAGTGTGAAGGTCCGCCCATAACGGCGCCGGCAGGCGGACACGAAGCGCGGCCAGTAGCGCAACATCAGCACGGCCTGAACAACAGGTGGAAGTGAAGGTCCCGGCGGCAGCGTCGGCGTCGGAGAATTAGCCATGACGTCAGCATAGGAACCACACAGGTTCACTCACCGAGATCGATAAAAAGGCCCGTTTTACTGGGACAAAGGCGGCGGTTTGTCGGATTGGGCGGACCGGTCGGGCGCGCTGGCATGCGCCCTCGATCCCACGTTTGAAGGCGGTGTACGTTAGCCTTTGGTGGTCTCGCCGGTTTTTTCCGATGCTGACTCGCGCCGCAAGAAAAGCCGGCGCACAACCGCTCCTACGTAATTGCCAGGTTCAGACGGCAGCCTCGCAGACACAATCGATCCGCGAGTGCGCCGTCCGGCGCGCGGTAATGAGGTGAATCTTGGACGAGCAAGCCACTGCGGCCACGGGCACGACGACCGCTGCCAACACCGGGTGCGAGATCTCCGAGGAGTGGTTCGGCCGCACCGTCGTCATCTCCGCCGCAGGCGTCGTCGACATGCTGACGTCACCGCAACTGGAGACCAGCATTGCTGGCGCGCTGACGAAGGACCCGAAGGCAATCATCGTCGACCTCTCCGACGTCGACTTCCTGGCATCGGCAGGCATGGGCGTCCTGGTCGCGGCCCGCGACAAAGCTTCGGCGGAGATCGGCTTCGGCGTCGTGGCCAGCGGGCCCGCGACAAGCCGGCCCCTGAAACTCGTCGGTTTGGCCGATATCGTCGGCTTGTACGAGACTCTGAAAGAGGCACGCGCCGCATTGGGTGAGTAATCCTCGGAAGTTGGGTACAAGAGATTTGCCATGACGACGCCGAGCTACCCCTGCCCTTCAGCTGACGGTGACCGTTTCATTCGTAACGATGTCGTCGCTAATGCGTACAACGCAGCCAGGGTCCGTGACGAGTTCGCCACCTGGCTGCGGGCGCGCGGGGATCTTGACGGGGGTCGGTTCAGTGACGTCGTCCTTGCAGTCAACGAAGCGCTCGCCAATACAGCCGAGTTCGCCTATCTGAACAACGGCGGGCCCGGCACTATCGATGTGGAAGCTGTCCGTGACGGCGCCACTCTCACCATCACCATCGCCGACCAGGGTCGCTGGCGTGAATCAACGCCGGCCAATCAGAGCCGCTCGCGCGGTCGCGGCATCCCGCTGATGCGGGCGCTGTCCGACGACCTCACCATCGACTCATCAGCGCTGGGCACCACCATGTGCCTGCGCTTCGAGCATATTTATGTCATCCGTCGCGACGACGCGGACTCGATCCTCGGCTAGTTCAGGCCGGTTCGTAGCGCAGCATTGTCACACCGGAATCGGGATAGTCGTAGAACACCGGTCGTAGCCGCATCCCGACTTCCAGACCGCCCGGCTCGACGTTGACGATCTCGGTGGAGAATCGCGGACCTTCATCCCACTGCACCACGGCCAGCAACTGCGGCACATCGCCGGCGAAGTGCGGCGCCGTCGGCCGGTAGGCCACGGTGTAGGTGTAGAGCGAAGCCGCCCCGGAGATCTCTCGCCACTCCAGGTCATCGGCCAGTGTGCCCGGCGCCAGCACTCGCGGATAGAACACGTACTGCCGCGCCGATGGCGAATACTGGATACGAACCTTGTGCTCGGCCAGCGCATCCCAGAACGGCTGGGTGGTCGGTGTCGGGATCGGCATCGGCCTGTCGAAATCGCCCATGACTAATCGCCTTCCAGAACGAGGGTGGTCTGTTCACTCAAGATGCCGCCGTTGCCGGAGACGAACGCACGATTGCAGTCGGCCACCTGCGTGGCACAGGCGCGGCCCATGATCTGGCGGGTCGCATCGCAAATGTGGTGCATCCCCCCGGCAGTGCCGGCCTGGCCGTAGCCGAGCTGACCGCCCGCGGTGTTCATCGGGAAGTCGCCGCGGAACGTCAGGTCGTGCTCGGCGACGAACTGCAGCCCCTTGCCCTTCTGGCAGAAGCCCGCGTCTTCCAGGCTGAGCAGCACCGTGATGGTGTAGCAGTCATAGATCGACACCATGTCCATATCGCCCGGCGTCAGGTTGGCCATCGAAAACGCTTGCGCAGCAGCCTTGATCATCGGTGTCTGCAGTAGCTCGTGTGCGTAGGTGGGCGTCTTGTAGGGCACGCGCTCGCCGAATCCCTTGATCCACACCGGTCGGTTCGTGCTGCGACTGGCCAGATCGGCATTAGTCACGACGACCGCTGAACCGCCCATCACCGGCATGACGATCTCCAGCATGTGCAGCGGAGATGCGATGACGGGGCTGTTCACCACATCATCGACGGTGATCGGGGTGTCGTAGAAGATCGATCCCGGCGTGTGATTGGCGTTGACGCGCTGGTCCACGCTGATCTTGGCCATCGTGCGTTCGTCATAGCCGTAGGTCGCGCCGTAGAGGGTGGCAACCTGGCCATAGGGCCCGTTCTGGCCGAGATTGCCGTAAGGGATCTCGAACTCGGCTTGCGGCGAACCGTATCGGTTGCTCGACGCCCCGAAGTACATCAACTCGGTCAGGTCCAGCGGCTTCTGCGCACTCACCGGCGTCATCGGCGTAGCGGGGATGACGCACAGCACGGCGTTGCACAGCCCCAGCTCGATCGCCGCTGCCGCTCGCCACACCATCGCCGCCGCGCTGGCTCCGCCGAGGTCGACCTTCTCCGCGAAATTGGCTTTGATGCCCAGGTATTCGATGACGGTGGAGGGCACGAAGATCTGCGACTCGGCCAGGTGTGTGGTGCAGATACCGTCGACGTCGGAGGCCGACAGGCTCGCGTCGGCGAGCGCCGCCGCCGCCAGCCGGGCCCACTGCTCGAGGTTGAACTCCAGCGGACCGGTCGGTCGCTTGGTGGAGGGGAGTTCGGTGTAGCCGACGATCGCGGCCTCTCCGCGCAGACCCATGCCGCCGCCCTTCATCACGTCGTTGCCCAAGAACATTAAGCATGTAATCATATTGGGCACTCATTGAGAATTGCGGGACGGGTAGCTCACAGTGTCAACACCGTTGGACGGCAAGGTCGCCGTCGTCACCGGCACCAGCCGCGGCGTGGGACTCGGTATCGCGCACGAGCTGCTGCGGGCCGGGGCCACGGTGATCGGCTGCTCGCGAGGGCCGTTGGATGCCATCCCCGGCACGGCCGACAACCCACAGTGGCTGGCCCGTTCATCGCAGCGGGTCTGCGATCAGGGCGACTACCGGGCCATCGACGCGTTCGTTGACGCAGTGGTGGCCGACTACGGTCGTATCGACATCCTGGTGAACAACGCCGGCGGCACGGTTCCCGCACCGCATGTCGAGGACATCCCGGAACTCGTCTCGCGTATCCAGGGCGCGCCCGCGGCCGACTGCGACTACGAGCGCACGGTGTTGTTCCACGCCTTCGCCATTCAGATGAATCTGATCAGCCCGATGTGGTTTGCCATCAGGGTGTTTCGACAGATGCGCGAACAGGACGGCGTCGGCTCGATCGTCAACATCTCCAGCGGCGCGGGCCATCCCGCCGGATCGCCGACCTTGGTGTCCTACGGCGCGGCTAAATCCGGGCTGAACCATC
This window contains:
- a CDS encoding cytochrome P450, yielding MANSPTPTLPPGPSLPPVVQAVLMLRYWPRFVSACRRRYGRTFTLRIAQMGTLVYLDDPSDIKEVFAGDPAVFHAGEDNSMLSGLLGPASVLVVDDEVHRDRRRLMLAPFHRDAVARQTELMAQIAASNIAGWPVGRPFAVAPKMSEITLEVILRLVIGASDPARLAALREVLPKLLNLTAFELLAIGAPSLQRRLPWRGVRQRIEEADRLLYAEIAERRADPALASRTDALAMLVLAADQDGRTMTDAELRDQLMTLLVAGHDTTATGLAWALERLTRHPAALAKAVRAAEAGDDEHLDAVAKETLRSRPVVFDVGRILKQPVEIAGYRLPAGVMVAPGIGLVHSDDRVYPDADRFDPDRMIGATLSPTTWLPFGGGARRCLGATLAMAEMRVVLGEVLRRVDLACTSARGEGQRVKHVILTPNRGARITVSRLRTLRQHRKPLSDNAIHQ
- a CDS encoding DUF6319 family protein; translated protein: MTMTVDTLLVEAPATGSGSPEPLLSPLGTEMPKITPAPSPAPTEHTRGPAKKTKTLELTLTVTGTADGEWHAELKRGSTCLARNLAVAAAAVSRAAKELHEDLATPIDEIIKEARSEQAARVAALEAELEAAREALANLD
- a CDS encoding thiolase family protein; protein product: MGLRGEAAIVGYTELPSTKRPTGPLEFNLEQWARLAAAALADASLSASDVDGICTTHLAESQIFVPSTVIEYLGIKANFAEKVDLGGASAAAMVWRAAAAIELGLCNAVLCVIPATPMTPVSAQKPLDLTELMYFGASSNRYGSPQAEFEIPYGNLGQNGPYGQVATLYGATYGYDERTMAKISVDQRVNANHTPGSIFYDTPITVDDVVNSPVIASPLHMLEIVMPVMGGSAVVVTNADLASRSTNRPVWIKGFGERVPYKTPTYAHELLQTPMIKAAAQAFSMANLTPGDMDMVSIYDCYTITVLLSLEDAGFCQKGKGLQFVAEHDLTFRGDFPMNTAGGQLGYGQAGTAGGMHHICDATRQIMGRACATQVADCNRAFVSGNGGILSEQTTLVLEGD
- a CDS encoding type II toxin-antitoxin system TacA family antitoxin, encoding MATKSERFAVRLTPAQDALIRHAAEVEGIDLTTFTVSATVAHARDVLADRRHFQLDDAAWTEFNALLERPVQYKPALAKLFAKPSLFDPEL
- a CDS encoding STAS domain-containing protein translates to MDEQATAATGTTTAANTGCEISEEWFGRTVVISAAGVVDMLTSPQLETSIAGALTKDPKAIIVDLSDVDFLASAGMGVLVAARDKASAEIGFGVVASGPATSRPLKLVGLADIVGLYETLKEARAALGE
- a CDS encoding ATP-binding protein; this encodes MTTPSYPCPSADGDRFIRNDVVANAYNAARVRDEFATWLRARGDLDGGRFSDVVLAVNEALANTAEFAYLNNGGPGTIDVEAVRDGATLTITIADQGRWRESTPANQSRSRGRGIPLMRALSDDLTIDSSALGTTMCLRFEHIYVIRRDDADSILG
- a CDS encoding Zn-ribbon domain-containing OB-fold protein; the protein is MGDFDRPMPIPTPTTQPFWDALAEHKVRIQYSPSARQYVFYPRVLAPGTLADDLEWREISGAASLYTYTVAYRPTAPHFAGDVPQLLAVVQWDEGPRFSTEIVNVEPGGLEVGMRLRPVFYDYPDSGVTMLRYEPA
- a CDS encoding SDR family NAD(P)-dependent oxidoreductase, producing the protein MSTPLDGKVAVVTGTSRGVGLGIAHELLRAGATVIGCSRGPLDAIPGTADNPQWLARSSQRVCDQGDYRAIDAFVDAVVADYGRIDILVNNAGGTVPAPHVEDIPELVSRIQGAPAADCDYERTVLFHAFAIQMNLISPMWFAIRVFRQMREQDGVGSIVNISSGAGHPAGSPTLVSYGAAKSGLNHLTRSLAEEWGPKVRVNCLALGPTMTDNFKSFVLPKDDPTGERYFHAVPMNRAGEPAEVGRAVVFLCGGTADFINGTTIEIDGGMMPGVLYEAGLKTITDLL
- a CDS encoding GNAT family N-acetyltransferase yields the protein MSRYSLPRPITDSDDSTTFDSGASSLDSYLRKRALANHVTGASRCFVTCCDGRVVGYYALATGAVSHDGCSGRFRRNMPDPIPVILLSRLAIDVKHQHRGLGESLLRDAIARSVLVAEQVGVRAILVHALHDEARQFYLRYGFEPSPTDPLQLMLLVKDVKASVASLRGENDAADQRGEFIDRD
- a CDS encoding Rv2253 family sensor-like surface protein, coding for MAHRDRRSLGTVVGLSAAALAIAVCPPAPATAEPPSWNGQYAITFIVGPKAGTSMAAGQPEQQHTETYGFQSSCAGGTCTATITSGPPPSNPTVPQPVTFTWDGSSWTQASDFQWECRMPDETAQWNPAHAQVRYTPQADGSLAGSMHTEILSGACQGSVDMNMTAERT